aggagttctacaggtgctgtctgaagaggtgagtcttaaggaggcgccagaatgtggtcagggactgggcagtcctgacatctgtaggaaggtcattccaccactgtggagcgagggtggagaaggagcgggctctggaggcaggggagcgtagaggaggtagagccagtcttctagtgcaggcagagcggagaggttgagtgggggtgtagggagagatgagggtctggaggtagctgggtgcagtctggtcaaggcatctgtaggctagtagaagagtcttgaattggatgcgagcggtgatcgggagccagtggagtgagtggagcgatcaataaatatcgaggtatccctagataaaTTATAagcccctctttgcaaaaacactaaagattttagtgagcaagccgtacgcCATGAAcagcagcaccccaaaatgtagcccattataacctatacagaacgcatggggggCACGTCTTTTGATACCCCATTTaacccccttagacggcttgctcactaatatcgaggtatccctagataggatATAACCctctctttgcaaaaacactaaaagattttagtgagcaagccataCCCCAGGAACAGCAGAACCCCAAAATGTAGCCGATTATAACCTATACAGAACGCAtgggttgatttgcaatttgtaaattgtatcagggagggtggttaattaacttgaatagagttgtttgcatttggattggtctccacacagcctcctgtagtggtgtgatcccattgaagtgtgtgaaagtattgtctctggagcagttagcagctgtgccagttcccttgcaaagtgaggtggaacctgtTTAAGGGTGGGTATCTAATAGTTGTCAGTCTACAGGTGACCAGGGACCGAGGCAGATAgttaagttcctgcttcaagtaattttaaattaactacatttggtaacattgtaaggtggtgtttgaattagctgagttagtgtgtgattagtaccaggtgagtggttaaattgattagaagttgatttgctatttgattggttctTTTGCCACCCAGCTGTTATATTAATCAAGCAGCCTGTTTccgcgccagcaagaagcgcctcaacaaaagagccgggagtctagctgtgggagtctacaggtaaccagagtctgAGGCAAGATAGTTTAGTTGGTTTTTTTGCCACCCAGCTGTTATATTAATCAAGCAACCTATTTccgcgccagcaaacagaagtgcctcaacaaaagagccgggagtccagcgaggggaggcctgcaccgagacgctgttcgaatagatccgaacctaacagtgctctggaagaagccatctactagtcaggtctgtaccctccaccccactgctcccactgtgcctatttgtctcacctgtcctgctatgactgtctcacatccctgttctgtcctctcgcccttgtcctctgccctctctccgccgctgctcctccaacccctctaacctcatacctctgcctctctccccctcccgcacactttctggtgcactctggaactgtcactcttctgcaacaaagctgatttcatctctgcctttgcctcccacctctctctcgatttccttgctctcactgaaacctggctgtcccctgataacactgtaactcctgctgccctgtcctctctctctacgtcctgtcccataccccgcgtctcactggacggggaggcgggactggtcttctcctctctccctccttactcttttctgtcccctccgatctctcctcactctctattaatacctttgaatttcatgcagtccaactaacctctccctccTACTAATTGTTCTGTACAGTCCCCCTGGGCCTTTCGCTCattttctagatgaactcgactatctactctcctccctcccctctctgtctaccccaactgtccgtaggtgacttcaatatccatctttccaaccccagccactctgctggattcctccctctccttcactccttcgacttctgtctctctccatctcctcctacccacaaagctggccgtcaactggacctcaccttctccagggcctgctgcccctccaccctctctgtcacccccctgaacctctctgatcactatttcatctctttttctctgtctctcccctctctccctgctcctcctaccctctgtccttgccttcactgctctctcacctccctcctatcgactccttttcacaactctctgtagactctgctacctccaccctcttctcctccctcgactccctctgtcccctcacctcccgacctgctcgcccctcctctccccaaccctggctctcctctgcactccgctcagcaagaatcacactgcgttctgctgaaaagaaatggaagagaaccaaactccctgctgccctagacctttaccgcactctcctttcctccttctcctctactaaatgtacttatttccaatctgtaatccaagcctccactaacaacccacgtaaactattctctaccttctcctccatcctaaaccctcccccctcctcctccctcctctatctcccctgatgactttgcctccttcttctcttctttaaacacctctccctcccccgcaccccctcctgctccaacccctacacccactgcatcccctactaactcaccctccttctccaccttctcgcccctctcagactctaacctctcctccctgctccagggtcacaaacccaccacgtgtgccctggaccccctccccactcacctctttcaagctgctgctcctgctctacttcccttcatctcctcccttctcaacacctctctcctttctggtctctttccctctgccttcagaaaagcctctatcactcccctcctcaaaaaacctaccctcgaccccacctccctccagagctaccgtcctgtctccctcctacccttcctctccaaaaccctcgagcggactgtacaccgccagctctctgctttcctgtccaaccactctctgctcgaccctctccaatctggcttccgctctgctcactccactgaaactgccctcctgtctgtcaccaactcactaaagtctgcccgagctgtctctctctcctctgtcctaattctcctcgaccactgcaactccctcctggctgacctccctgcgtccgccacccgtccgctcagctcatccagaactccgctgcccgcctggtgctctctctgcctcgcttctcccacgcaattccactactccgctcactccactggctcccgatgaccgctcgcatccagttcaagactcttctaCTAGcatacagatgccttgaccagactgcacccagctacctccagaccctcatctctccctacaaccCAACTCGAccctccgctccgcctgcactagaagactggctctacctcctctatgctcccctgcctccagagcccgctccttctccaccctcgctccacagtggtggaatgaccttcctacagatgtcaggactgctcagtccctgaccacattccggcacctcctcaagactcacctcttcagaaagcacctgtagaactactctgtttttcctctgggacacttatcacccttctttaaatgcactttactcgctcttatctgccccctattttactgcatttaatcctgtactttagagtactgtaatctgccaagtgtttaatatgtagtattttgtatttaatcatatcctgatgtaactatcactgacactgttatctgctgtattattgaatcgtattttgtcacacttgtacttgcttcaaccaaagtcattgtatttatcttgctcttaattgtattattacttgtactgtgatacttgaaatgtatttgcttacgattgtaagtcgccctggataagggcgtctgctaagaaattaataataataataataataatgggggcacgtcttttgatgccccatttaccccctgtttttgcaaagaggagacgataacctatctagggatacctcgatatttagtgagcaaggcgtctaaggggggtaaattGGGCATCAAAGACAAGCCCCCATGCGTTCTctattggttataatgggctacactttggggtgctgctgatcgtggggtacggcttgctcactaaaatcgtTAATGTTTTTCCAAAGAGGAGAcaataacctatctagggatacttcgacatttagtgagcaaggcgtctaaggtgGAAATTGGAgcgaaacaagcgggtaatatagggtacagctatgctgctgatacagatttgttattaatattttcgtttttattttttttaaagaaggagcgattattttttaaatagtggcaatatattaattgagcaagatgtgtaagtgagttaaaacacacagaaaaaggacatgctgctttgtcaactacatcgcaaataaggaaccgggaataagtaaccaaaaaatatttaaaaaaaaaataagaaactgcCAAACAAAGCAGTATACAATAAAGATTgttcaacaataaaatacagaATGACGGTTGGTGAAACAGTGTCTGGCACCATGGATTACAAAATAATACCAGCCATAATTCATAAAGTATCAATAGGgcctatatgtatataaaatataaacagtATCTCCAGACGGTGCACACAGACACCGCAGTCCTAAACAAACAGGAAGCAAGATTAAGAAGCACTTTAAATCAAACAAACCATTAAGCAATAAAATGAAATTGCACTGGATGAAGTGGCGCAGTCAATTTACCAATCCGCACATGGAACTCCGATCGGAAAACACAGCAGACCAGGAGGAGAGGATTAAAGAAACTAAGCAGCCTTTCCTAAAGGCAGCCAGACCTGGCGTTTTATAGGTAAAAGCAATCAGGTGATAATTAACCACTAATCTAATTAGTTAAGGCTAAGCCACCTCCCCAGGGTCGTAATGTCCCACCTGCTACAAAAGGAtcatttgaaagttttttttttttttttttttttttaattaaaaaattatttttgtattattattatttataagttTTTCACGACAATGAGTGATAGTTTTGCTATAGTATGTTAATAAAAGTTATATGTTCTAATTTCCTATTTAATTTTAACCCAGCTGCCTGAGTTATGACAACCCTATGCTGGGAAGCCACAATGGTAGCCCTgcgcattttgtattttgtaaatctCAAGAGATCCGCCCGTTGATGTCAATAATGTGTTGGGGTAAACGTATCCAAACCAAAGAAAAGTACTAAACAAACACTAAATGTGTTCACATCGACTTTAAGTGGTTGTTTGATCTAAATCCGATTCATATATTtgaaacaaagaagactataatACAGCTGATTGTAATTTAGCTGACAATTGTATTACTTTAAAAACATACCAACATGAGGTGGgggtgtgttttaaaatatttaaaataaaaagaaaatcataaaaaaacagcCTTGATTTGATTTGAACTCTATACTTAATTCTGTAACACTGTCTTATTTGATAAACTGGTAGAATTAACAAAGTTTTACTTTGACtataaacaacacaatacaatatgcAACAGCGCCTCGGCTCATCGTACTGTATTATAGCATAGAGCCCTCTAGTGGATAAGTAGTGTAAAACTGTTCCCACAAAAAAGTCAGGtgttcactgagcattttatataagAGCTGCCGACAGACCCCTCTGGGGAGTGATGTCCTCGAtcccgcctcccgagggaacAAACACTCCACGGAACTCACTTCCACTTTTGCTTGTTACTGCGGTAAGGTAAGGTAGGTATGctaacctgtccagttgctgtgattgagtctgtgtaATAGAGCTCTCACtcaagttttctggagttcccctgcaatatCTTATATTGCTGGAGGTCGGCTTActacttccctggaatcagaaactctgtGAACTGAGCTGTAAACGGTGTGCACCGCGATTCGTTAAatcttttctctcttttctacAGCCTGCATCGCTTGCGATTTAGTCTATTTTCTAACTCTGCAGcatctgctgttgtgtgtgtgttttttctccagttatttgcagttaaaaaaaaaagagagacacaTGATTTCCTCCACCGGGACCGGCTTTGCCTCGTCCTGCTGTTGAGTTTACTCCGCCAGATTGTCGCGGTACGCTTGGCCaaattcttttaaaataaataaataataataaaaaaatattcacagTTTTTCTGCCTGGCGTGACGACTATTTTCTaccacagctttgctgttgtgtgtgtgtttttttgcttACTGCTGGTGCAGTTAAAACACCCCTTGTCTCATCGCCCCTCTGTGCTTCGGCACACTCGGTGCCCTCGATACTTCGGTGCACCAGTGCTTTATTCACAGATGTTCCTTGGTGCTTGTACGCCTTTTGGAGCCTCGGTGCCCTAACAGTCAATGCAGGGTAACTGAGACGCACTTAAAAAAGGCATATGCGGCAGAAGCGCAGGTCACGCGACTGGCCAATATGGCAGGCCTCTTGACGGCGTATCTTGATGGCCTGAGCCTGGCAAGCCTTGTAGTGGCTTGCAGGCAGCTTTGTCCCTGATGAGGACAAGTCTGTGTGGCTTGACGCTCCACTATCTCCTGGCCATACCTTCGGGTTGGCTGTGGAGAAAATACTGCAATGCATCGAGAACGAGAGGCAGCTCAGCAGGTAGCCTAAATGCTCCCCGCCTAAACTCCGGTACAGGAGAGAACGAGGCGCTGGCATCCACCcgtgacacacacagtgactcgGACGATCCTTACTGCTCCGCATGGCGACATGAAGCACCGTCTTCAGGCTTCCGCGACAGGTAATAGCTGGGCCCACCCGCAACGATGGGAGGGCGCCGGGCGTGAGATCCCTATGCAACGCCACCCCTGGCAGCCCCTGCAGCAGGCTCCGCCCCCAGCCTCAGTAGCCATGTACttcggctagctgggctactctgcatactttcaccaggttctaccgacttaatgtggtagatccctgtataccttcattaggcacaagggttcttgaggttgcacactcgcACCGCTAACTGTGGTTCATGATTTCGAGATatccctcgtctgctgtctccgctcatgctccctcgcgacggctttggtcGCATCGGTCGCtttcgcgggttcgatgcaaaagaggaagcgagctccgtggagtgactgttCAGAAAACGGTACACACTATTTGCAAAACTGACAGGTGTCTGTCTTATCTGAACATGCAATATGGGATGATTATTTCCATTTATAGGGTATTCATCTACAGAAAGGATATTTTTTCAGCTActgtattaattatttatacagtacattattattattatttatttcttagcagacgcccttatccagggcgacttacagtcgtaaacaaatacatttcacagcTACGCTACACATTGGGTTCTTACTATAAGCCAACACTTTACTAGTTGAAATATGTAGATAGGCTTGAGGTTAAACCGTACAAGTTGATCTGTGAAAAATAAACCTATTTAAAACCTCCAGGCAATGTCTTTGCACGTTTCTATGTCCTGCTCAAAACCAATCAGGTTTCAAATCAACCACATTGAGGTTTGTATACGCAACCAAACAGTACTTTTTTTTGCTTGTATGGAAGCAGGTCAACTCTTACAGTCAATTGAGATTAAAGGAATGTCAGACCACTTTATTACTTAATATCAGACAGTTAGAATTGTGCTCAAGCAGGATTCCAATTGGAGCTAACATAtgttattaattcttatttctgAAAGGCATTTAGTTCATGAGGTGTCTAAATTGGTTTGTTTTTGACACAGTGACCTCAGGAAAGGATGATTGTAGCTGGCTAACACAGTGGTGTTAAATACATCGCTGGTCTGCTGAATGCTGTGGCTAAGTAAGGTGGCGGCCTCTGCATTCCTGCCCCTGCTGTGCATGCATTGAGCTGGTAATACCTCCAGGTCTAGCAGTATCTCCTCTCTGCTGCCTATAAATGTCTCCATTTGGTTTATGATTGCCAGTACCCTTTGTCATTTAACTACTCCCACTTACTTCTCCCAGCCTTTTCAATATTACAAcagtttcctaaaaaaaaaattggcaagcaaaataaaatatataaactaaatctacaagtaaaacaatacataaaataaacaaactgtaggAAACCCCATTCCTCTTACCCTTTAAGATCCATTTAACTGTTGTGACAAGACTGGCCTTATTTTGGGTTCGTGCCCCTATAAAAACGTGACCGAGTGAAACTTGATTTTTCAGAGCTTTCTTTACGCacttttattacaatatataaatcaaacaaagcaaaaataacacctagctcttctgagcacttACTAAACGTATGCAGGTCACTGACTgacatgcaggacagctaagctgtttacctgacatacaaaacaaacttttacacaaacacacataaacCAACCGTAACCATTAAACACAGTACCTTTTTCAATGACTACAACACACAGTCaaactcttcacacagcagcagccttggacagactgactgctttccttttatacctggcagctggcctcaatttacaactgccaaaacaattaaacaattaaaaaataataattaaatcaaacaataatataattaaatcaattaaacaattaaattaaacaaaaacaattagcttggcagggaggcttttcaCCCAGTCCCTgtcacaaaacaaatatttttacacTTGCAGGGCCCCTGCCCTGCTACACTCTATATTTTATTACTGCTCCCCCTATAAGTGACCCCAAATATTTATGGGATCTCCATGCAGTTGGCAGGTAATGGCCATGCACTCTGAAGCAGTCAGGATGTTTGTCTCTTGCAATTGATTAATTTGAGAATACActttgtgtgtgagtgactgttaATCAGCTAGGTGGACAAGTAAAGGTTTACCCCAAAGACCCATGCAAAACATTTCAGCTAATGCCCTTGAAAAACACTCTACACAAgtaatacatgttttgtttcacaaagcgtagctcacacagggtagctcacccAGCATagctcacagggtagctcacacagcgtagctcacacagtgtagctcacacagggcagctcccacagcgtagctcccacagggtagctcacacagggtagctcacacagcatagctcccacagggtagctcacaggGTAGCTCGCACAACGTAgttcacacagcgtagctcacacagcgtagctcacacagcgtagctcccacaaggtagctcacacagggtagctcacacagcgtagctcacacagtgtagctcacacagggtagctcacacagcgtagctcacacagggtagctcacacagcgtagctcccacaaggtagctcacacagtgtagctcacacagggcagctcccacagcgtagctcccacagggtagctcacacagggtagctcacacagcatagctcccacagggtagctcacaggGTAGCTCGCACAACGTAgttcacacagcgtagctcacacagcgtagctcacacagggtagctcacacagcgtagctcacacagggtagctcacacaaggtagctcacacagcgtagctcacacagggtagctcacacagggtagctcccacagcgtagctcacacagcgtagctcacacagcgtagctcacacagtgtagctcacacagggtagctcccacagggtagctcccacagggtagctcacacagcgtagctcacacagggtagctcatacagggtagctcacacagcgtagctcacacagcatagatcacacagtgtagctcacacaaggtagctcacacagcgtagctcccacagggtagctcacacagcgtagctcacacagggtagctcacacagcgtagctcacacagcgtagctcacacagggtagctcacacagcgtagctcacacagtgtagctcacacagggtagctcacacagggtagctcacacagcgtagctcccacagggtagctcacacagggtagctcacacagcatagctcccacagggtagctcacaggGTAGCTCGCACAACGTAgttcacacagcgtagctcacacagcgtagctcacacagtgtagctcacacagggtagctccccacagggtagctcccacagggtagctcacacagcgtagctcacacagggtagctcatacagggtagctcacacagcgtagctcacacagcatagatcacacagtgtagctcacacaaggtagctcacacagcgtagctcccacagggtagctcacacagcgtagctcacacagggtagctcacacagcgtagctcacacagcgtagctcacacagggtagctcacacagcgtagctcacacagtgtagctcacacagggtagctcacacagggtagctcacacagcgtagctcccacagggtagctcacacagcatagctcacacagggtagctcataCAGGGTAGcacacacagcgtagctcacacagcatagatcacacagggtagctcacacaaggtagctcacacagcgtagctcccacagggtagctcacacagcgtagctcacacagggtagctcccacagggtagctcatacagggtagctcacacagcgtagctcacacagcatagctcacacagggtagctcacacagggtagctcccacagggtagctcatacagggtagctcacacagcgtagctcacacagcgtagctcacacagcatagatcacacagggtagctcagggtagctgtttgttattttacttTACACAAAATTTATCAATGAGTGCCCTCGTGGACTGATTACTCTCCATGAATTTCAAAGACACTTCTGTGATGGTACAGTTGGCAGTGAGTCTTCAGAATATGCTGAGCAGATATTCAGAACGCTGGACAATAATGGGGTAGGCAGCAGGTTTTGTAAGTTAGAACATTTGGCAAAGCAGGGGAAAGGATGGAATTATGAGTAATTCTGAGTAATTTTGACTGTATCATTAGCCTTTTCTTCAGATTTTCTTCACATGCTAATATCTGACCCCTTCAGGATGGGATTGTTGATTTCCGAGAGTATGTGACTGCTATAAGCATGCTGATTCAAGGCTCCCCTGAAGAGAAGCTGAGATGGTCCTTCAAGTTGTGTGACAAGGATAAAGACGGCGCTATTACGCGATCGGAAATGCTAGAAATTATGCAGGTATGTTTTGCTTCATTACATTTATCAACAAGCAAAAGAAGTGATCTtcattagaaaaaagaaaaaaaaatcctaacataACACAATTCTGCTTATTTCAATGTTCTGCTCTAGATCTCACTATAAGCTTCCTACAATTGTCTTTTACTTCTGCGTAAACCAGAGATAATACTTTTACTTTTAGATACACTGTTAGGGTTTCCAAGATCACATGCAGATAGGTTCCGTCAAATAAGACTAGGTGGTGATCCtaatagttttaaaaacagtttttaaaaagtttttcttACACgtctttttgtttcagattaGGCCTGTTAACAgtatgaatatataaataaatctgtatCTTGTAGcaaatttactttttattttaagttgAATTTGGCCCAGCgtgtatggaattatttcatttaatacattttatttataatttagtaAATAACTATGTACTACCTTTTATTTCACAAACAGATattttgtgtgtctgtatttgtgGAATCCAGTTTTATCCTAAAACATTACAAGCTGTTGAGAATGGTGGATGCCGATACTGTCGGTAGTCTAAAATATGAAATAATTGAAACCATGTGTAACATTTGTAAAAGATGGAAGAGTAAGACAATTTTTGAGTAAAAACAAGAATTCCATGAATAAAGTTAGGTGTAATTAGTGTTTATCCCAGTAGGTGGCATCAGACAGACTTGTTTCCATTGCATTCTTTTGGGTAACAATGCAGCTGTGGCTGAATAATGCCACATGGTGGTCACAGAGAATTAgcaggtacattttttaaatctcctATATGCATTTTTAAGTACAGTATTACACACAGTATTAATACTGTAAGAAATTCTGTAAgcatctgtgtatttacacacagCATACTGTTTACACTCACTGTTTTGAAGCAGTACGATTCTCCTGATGTTTTTCATGTGCTCTCCAGGCTGTGTATAAAATGAGTCTGGCTGCTTCTCTAACAAAATCAAACCCTTTAACAGTGGAAGAATGCACTAACTGGATATTCAGCAGACTGGACAAAGACAGAAATGGTAAGAAGGTGTATTAGGGAAGGTTGCTACAACGTAAGCTAGCTAGCTTTTAAAAAGTTGCTATGCAGCAAATTAAGTGAGTCCCTTTGTTTCGGTTTGTGCAATGTTGTGTTCTCGTACCAGTTTTAGAAACAGAAAATATTGTTAaaaagcttcaaataataatttgGGGGGTAATTTAAGAAGTTCTATGCACCTAAGATTTTTGCttgctttatttgttttacattttcaacaaaaaatGGGTGTAAACTTAGCATAGTGGTAAAGGCTTTATAAATATGACCTAATGTGTCATAAACATTCTGTAGTATTCTATAAGAATAGTATACAGTAACACTGTATTATGTATAATTctgtggatttttcttttttctatgggAAGGCGATGTGCAGGTAATATATAAATGCAGCTTTGAGAAATGCAATCATGAAAGTGGGTTTGAGAGTTGAGGGGTTTTTCTTTTCTCTTAGCTGATAAAAGCCTGAGGTGGGCTCTTGGTGGTTGGAATTGTTCCAAGGTGGCCCCAGCACGTCTCTGTAAACAAGGTCTGGCACTTGTGaagtgcagtatatattatttcTGCCCTTCACAGTGCCTGATAAGTATATTACAGCCTCTCTGATACCTGCACATGCTCAGTGAATTGTAATTGCACTTTTGATGCAGAGTAATACATGCATGGAAACTTGAAATATTCTTCCCAAGGGCTAACAAGAGACGATTCTTGATGGGCAGAGTGGCCTCTTCTTGTTCCCAACATTTCCTTCTATTTTAAAGCCTAGATAAATCATGATAAAGGCAGAGACAATGATAGCATGGTAAACATTACtgtaaatgcaaaaaataatgtgatatctgtataatgtgaaataatgtataatgtgatatcttgtaacaattgtaagtcgccttggataagggcgtctgctaagaaataaataataataataataaagtagaatcaTGGTAAATACATGTTAAACACTTCCATGCAGATTCAAGTGTCCTTGCCTAAAAACTATTCTCCACTTTGCTCTTTCTGTAGCTGTCATCAGCCTCGAAGAGTTTATCGAAGGAGCTTTAGATAATGACTGGATACGTGAAATGCTTGAGTCTGACCCCAACACAGTCAAACTGGAAAGACCTCAGAAAATCCACTCTCCTATCTAGCAAGCTGCCTACCTCTACATGACTCGACACCATTAAGGAACCCAACCTATAGGGAATTGTACAGCTCCTTAGC
The sequence above is a segment of the Acipenser ruthenus chromosome 7, fAciRut3.2 maternal haplotype, whole genome shotgun sequence genome. Coding sequences within it:
- the LOC117414578 gene encoding guanylyl cyclase inhibitory protein-like, with amino-acid sequence MKHRLQASATGNSWAHPQRWEGAGREIPMQRHPWQPLQQAPPPASLFVILLYTKFINECPRGLITLHEFQRHFCDGTVGSESSEYAEQIFRTLDNNGDGIVDFREYVTAISMLIQGSPEEKLRWSFKLCDKDKDGAITRSEMLEIMQAVYKMSLAASLTKSNPLTVEECTNWIFSRLDKDRNAVISLEEFIEGALDNDWIREMLESDPNTVKLERPQKIHSPI